A stretch of DNA from Verrucomicrobiota bacterium:
GGCCGCCACGTCGAACTCGACCATCTTGGCGCACCTCGCATCCGCATCGCTGGACAGAACACGCGGCTCGTGGCCGACCGGATGTGTCTTGATATAGGCGCGTGTCTTCTCGTCGACGTGGAAGATGCCGTTCTTGCCGCCCGCCTCGATCGCCATATTGGCCATCGTGAAGCGGTCGCTCATCTCGAGCGCGTCGATCGCCGGCCCCACAAACTCCATCGCCATGTAGCGCGCGCCGTCCACGCCGATCCGCCCGATCGTGTAAAGGATCAGATCCTTGCCGCTGACCCACCGCTGCCGTTCGCCCGTGTAGACGAACCGGATCGTCTCCGGCACGCGCAGCCAGATCTTGCCGCTCAGGAACACCCCCGCCAGATCGGTCGAACCCACCCCCGTCGAAAACGCTCCGAGCGCCCCATACGTGCACGAGTGGCTGTCGGCACCGATGAGCAGGTCGCCCGGCGCGATGCACCCCTCTTCCGGGAGCAGCACGTGCTCGATGCCCATCTCGGACTGCTCCCAGTAATGACCCACGTGCTGCTCGCGGGCGAACGCCCGCATGAACTTGCACTGCTCGGCCGAGCGCACGTCCTTGTTCGGCGCAAAGTGGTCCGGCACAAGCGCCACCTTCGCCGGATCCCACAGCCGGGTGCCCCCCGCTTTGCGGAACGCCTCGATCGCGATCGGCGCGGTGATGTCATTGCCCAGCGCCATATCGACGTCGCACATCACGATCTCGCCCGGCTCGACCATGTCGCGGCCGCAATGCGCCGCCAGGATCTTCTCTGTAATCGTCATCGCCATATATGCACACATCCTCGTCGTCGAACGGGACTCCCCGGCAGACAAGCCGGCCACATATTAGAGATACTCCCATGCACCGTCAACCCCAAAGGACCCCGCGGACACTTCGGCGGCGTCCGCGGTGCTCATCTGCTACAATGCACGAAGCGCAACGGCCGGCCGGAAACCTCAGTGCCGAACGCGCGTCAAAGAAACGAACGCGATCGAGGAGCGCGCAATGACCCGACCCGCAATGCATCTCGCCATGGCCTGCCTGGCGGCCCTGCTGGCTGTCGTCCCGGCGGCGCTCGCCGTCGAGCAGGCCGAGACCGCAATGACCGACGAACAGGCAGAGGCAGACGAGCTTGAGGCCCAGCGCCTCGACGAGCTCCGGGCCAAGCTCATGGCGGTTGACCTCGTCGTGCGCGCCGAAGTGACCAATGTGCTCACCGTCGGCGACCGCGCGCTGCTCGTGCTCGCCGTGCACGACACCTATCGCGGCGCCACCGCCCGCCTGGCCATCTATGCCGAGACGGCCAAGGAGTTCGGCGCCGGCCTTCAAGACTACAAGGGCGTCTGGCTCCTGAGAACGACCGACAATCCGCGCCACTTCGCCCTCGACGGTCCCGAAGCCCTCCTTGACCTCAAGGACGCCGAGGACGTCAGCAAGGCGCTCGAGACCGTCACCTACGCCACGCTCGCCGACCTCAAGCTCACCGTGGCCCTCGACAAGCCAGTCACAATGCGCGACGAGCCCATCCGCCTCACCTGGACCATCGAGAACCCCTCCGGCAAACCGCTCGTCATCGCCCAGCCCGACGGCTGGGCCGCCATGTTCGGCATCACGCTGACCGTCCAGCCCCCCGATGGTGAGGACCGCCCGATCACCGTGCTCGACGTCAAGGCGGGCGCCCGACCGCTGCCCAGAAGCGCCGACGTTTGGTTCCGCACCCTCGACCCGACACGCCCGAAGGTCTCCGGCACCGTCTCACTGCTCCGGCTCGTCTCGGGCTTCAATGGCGGCGACTACAGCCGCCTTCCCACGCTGCCCGCCGGCACGGCGACCATCACGATCACAGCCGACACGACGCCCGTCAACGAACTCCCCGGCATCGTCCTGCCGCGCGGCACGCTGCTCGGCCGGCTCGATAGCGCGCCGCTCACGTTCGAGATCACCGCCGAGAGCATCGCCGACCTTGACGAAGCGAAGGCCATCGCCACCCGCATGGCCGGAGTGGAAAACCTCGACGAGGCCATCAAGTCGAACAGCGAGAAAGATCGTGCGCGCGCGCTCCAGGCTGTCGTTGACTACGCTTGTCCCCCGTTGCTGCCGATCATCGAGGGGCTGCTCGCCACGCGCGACCAGGTGCTCCAGGCCGCCGCATGCGAGGCTTTGCTCATGTGGGCACGCCATCCGGCCGTCGTGAACGCACGCCCGCTCGAGAAGCGGCTCGAGGCTGCGCCGATCGGCGAGGAGCTCTCGCTCATTGCCAGCACCGCCTCCGAGATCGCCGAGGTTCAACACGACCCATCCATGATCCCGCTCCTGCTCCGTTTCCTGGGCGACGAGCACATCGACCGCGTCAGCAAGCAGCGCATGGCCCTCAGCATGGCGGCCATCGCCGGCCTGACTGTCGACGAGACCGAACTCGACGAGGCTGCCTTCACCATCAAACAATGGGTCGAGAAGAACCCCGACAAGGTCAAACGCCCCGAGCTGTGAGCACCGCTGTCCGCGCGAACGATGTCGGGGGGGGCACGCATCCTGCCGGGTGACACAAAACCGCACCTTGACTTGCCCACGGCGCGCGGCTACTGTACGAAGAAGAGAGGTTAGGATCGTAAACCTTGAAGGGAGTGCCCGCCGCCGGGTCGCTCCCCTTTGTGTCACACGGAGCCGACATGGCCGACGATGACCTGATTCCCGTTGAGATCAAGAAAATCGCCATTTCCAGCATCGCCTGCGCCATCGCGGTCGGCAACGATGAGAAGGAGTTCCCTATCTACATCGAGCCGGCCATCGGCGCCGCGATCCGAATGTTCATCGAGGAGATCGAGAAACCGCGCCCACTCACCCATGACTTGATCGGCAGCCTGCTCGATGGCTTCGGTGCAACGGTCGAACGGGTGATCATCAATGACCTGCGCGACAATACCTACTACGCCCGCATGATCCTGCGCGCCGAGAACGAGTTGGGCACGAAGGTCGTCGAGATTGACTGCCGCCCGAGCGACGCCATGGCCATCGCCAAGATGAAGAACGCGTCGCTGTTCGTCACGCGCAGGGTGCTCGACCTCGTCGGTAAGTCGCCCGACGAAGTCGGGTAATGGCCCGACGAAGTCGGGTAATGGCCCGACAGGGTCGGGTGATGGCCCGACAGGGTCGGGTGATGGCCCGACAGGGTCGGGTGATGGCCCGACAGGGTCGGGTGATGATCCAAGTTCTGACCCCGCGCTACGAGTGTCCCGTGCCCAAAGCAAGTCCGAGAGAATGCGCCCTCGACGTCCTGCTCGCCTCCTACAAGGGCGCAGGCTTCGTCGAAGGCCCCCTTCACGAGCGCCTCGATGACCCCGCCCTGTCACACAAGGAGCGCGCGCAGATCACCGGTCTTGTCTGTGGCGTCACGCGCCGGCGCCTCACGCTCGACTGGCTTATCGAGCGGTTTTCGACCCGCCCGCTCGATCGCCTCACCCCCGAACTGCACGTGATCCTTCGGCTCGGCCTGTGCCAGATCCTCTACCTCGATGCCGTGCCCGACTACGCCGCCGTAAGCGAAGCCGTCGACGCCGCCCGCCGCCGGGTCCACGAGGGTGCCGCGCGCTTCGCCAACGCCGTGTTGCGCGCCGTCCTGCGCGCCAAGGCCGACCTGCCATGGCCGCCCGAAACGGGCCTCGTCGATCATCTCGCCGTCGTCCATTCGCACCCACGGTGGCTCGTCGCCCGCTGGCTAAAGCACTTGGGCCGCGAGAAGACCATCGAGATCTGCACAACGAACAACTCGCCCTCGCCCCTCTTCGTGCGGGCAAACCGGCTCAAGCTCACGCGCGACGAGCTCCTTGCCCACTTTGCCCAGAGCGGCGTCGAGGCCACGCCGCTCGATGGGGATCCGTCGGCCGCCCGCATCGAGGACCCGGGCCCGATCGATGCGCTCGAGACGTACCAACGCGGCGAGTTCTATGTCCAGGACCTCACCGCGATGCGGGTCGCCCCTCTGCTCGATCCCCAGCCCGGCGAGACAGTCCTCGACCTGTGTGCCGCCCCGGGCGGAAAGACGGGTCACTGCGCCGAACTCATGCGGGATACCGGCCGTATCGTCGCCTGCGACGTCGAGGGGCGCCGCCTCGACCGACTCCGTGAGAACATGGCCCGCCTCGGCATCACGTGCGTTGAACCCGCCCGCTGCGACGCGCTCCACCTGCCTCGGCTCATCCCGGTCGGCTCCTTCGACCGCGTGCTCCTCGACGCGCCGTGCTCCAACACCGGCGTGCTGCGCCGACGCGTGGATGCCCGCTGGCGCCTCACCGAGGCCGATCTTGCCGCCTTCGGCGCGCGCCAAGCCGAACTCCTCGATGTCGCCGCGCGCATGGCCAGACCGCGCGCTGTGCTGGTCTACAGCACGTGCAGCATCGAGCCGGAAGAGAATGCGCACGTCGTCCGCGGCTTCCTCAGTCGCCACGGCGAGTTCCGCCTTGAATCCGAGACCGCCATCCTCCCCACACTCGACGGCGGCGACGGCGGGTACACGGCCCGCCTCATAGCCGCCGCGTAGAAAGCACAAGCCGCGACCTGAGAGATCGCGGCTCGAATCGTGCTGATGCGCCCGTTCGGTCGC
This window harbors:
- the rsmB gene encoding 16S rRNA (cytosine(967)-C(5))-methyltransferase RsmB; this encodes MIQVLTPRYECPVPKASPRECALDVLLASYKGAGFVEGPLHERLDDPALSHKERAQITGLVCGVTRRRLTLDWLIERFSTRPLDRLTPELHVILRLGLCQILYLDAVPDYAAVSEAVDAARRRVHEGAARFANAVLRAVLRAKADLPWPPETGLVDHLAVVHSHPRWLVARWLKHLGREKTIEICTTNNSPSPLFVRANRLKLTRDELLAHFAQSGVEATPLDGDPSAARIEDPGPIDALETYQRGEFYVQDLTAMRVAPLLDPQPGETVLDLCAAPGGKTGHCAELMRDTGRIVACDVEGRRLDRLRENMARLGITCVEPARCDALHLPRLIPVGSFDRVLLDAPCSNTGVLRRRVDARWRLTEADLAAFGARQAELLDVAARMARPRAVLVYSTCSIEPEENAHVVRGFLSRHGEFRLESETAILPTLDGGDGGYTARLIAAA
- the leuC gene encoding 3-isopropylmalate dehydratase large subunit — translated: MAMTITEKILAAHCGRDMVEPGEIVMCDVDMALGNDITAPIAIEAFRKAGGTRLWDPAKVALVPDHFAPNKDVRSAEQCKFMRAFAREQHVGHYWEQSEMGIEHVLLPEEGCIAPGDLLIGADSHSCTYGALGAFSTGVGSTDLAGVFLSGKIWLRVPETIRFVYTGERQRWVSGKDLILYTIGRIGVDGARYMAMEFVGPAIDALEMSDRFTMANMAIEAGGKNGIFHVDEKTRAYIKTHPVGHEPRVLSSDADARCAKMVEFDVAAIEPQVALPFSPGNARGVSEIKEDIPIDQTVIGSCTNGRIEDLRVAAEVMRGRHIAKWTRCIVVPGSHHVYKQALKEGLLEVFLDAGATISAPTCGPCIGGHMGVLAEGERCVSTTNRNFVGRMGHKKSEVYLAGPATAAASAIAGKVCGPQEVAGQ
- a CDS encoding bifunctional nuclease family protein → MADDDLIPVEIKKIAISSIACAIAVGNDEKEFPIYIEPAIGAAIRMFIEEIEKPRPLTHDLIGSLLDGFGATVERVIINDLRDNTYYARMILRAENELGTKVVEIDCRPSDAMAIAKMKNASLFVTRRVLDLVGKSPDEVG